From the genome of Amyelois transitella isolate CPQ chromosome 14, ilAmyTran1.1, whole genome shotgun sequence:
acaaattacactgattgagtgagcctcgaagtaagttcgagacttgtgttacgagatactaactcaacgatactatatttcataataaatacttatatagataaacatacaagacccaggccaatcagaaaatgttcttttctcatcatgccctggacGGGATTCTAACCCAGGACCAcaggtgtcacagacaagcttaCTGCTGttgccacagaggccgtcaaatactaaaatgagtgacaaaaagaaagtaactgaaacaataatttggtaaaaaacttatttttttatcttaaagatGCTTTCATCACTTTGTGGGACTATGCCAGCCTCATAGGAAAGGTTAAAACTTGAATCTTACTTTTTCAGGACAACCAATGTTTAACTTCTTATCACTATCAAAACATCCAGAAAAGCAGACACCAATGCACCAAGAACGTGGTTTCCTCCGCATCAAGCCAGGCACCAACGAATTAGCTTTCGTTGTCAGCCACAACTTTGGCCTCACTTCACTTGAAGAAGGCACTTGTGATCCGGAGAAGAAGGAGATAGTTTTAGAAACTGTCAACGTTAATAGGATGTCCTTTGCTAAACCACCAGTAGTGAAGAAATTCAAAAGGATCATAAAATTGATCGCTCCAGATGTTTTAGAAGTTACTTTGTTCATGGAGACAGATAATACAGAATTGGCACAACACTTGAAGGCAGTTTACAAAAAGGTTGATGAATAAAGAGCCAATACAAATATTGagattatttctttttgtggtTCCTTCAAATGGAGCTATATGTGGCGAATATTGATGCTGGTATATTTGTTAGGTTACACTGATTTCTACTGGCTCTGCCAATTTTATACCAGTTTTGCACATGTCCAAAAGGTACTATAATAACCCCTTACCATCAAGTGGGCCTTGGTAATAGAAGTATTGTGAAGTGTATacaagtgttttttttttagaggTGTCCTTTATGAAGACTGAAATAAAGCGCACAGTAAAAgtttaatatagttttatttctttcttatttgattttattgccAAATTACAGCTATTTAAAATGTAGAGGGAGAGTTATATGTTGTGTGTCCTGACGTTGATAATGGTTATTATCGTAATTATATTCTACTGGAAAGTTTCAGAAACCAAGCTTTGGTAGGTTGAGTTTTAAATGAAACCATTTCATCAGAAAAAACTGCGTATAATGAGATAtcgcaattaaaataaagggAATGAGAATGTCAATACTAAGATGTCATAAAATcactgaatataaaaaataggaagtccttaaaactaattaaattatctgCAGAAATACACACCGTCTGGCTCGCGTTTCGGCTTCATTCCCGCAAAGAAAGCCCTAATATCTTCCTCCTTTACAACTTCTTTCCGGTCTTTGAAACTCTTAAGGAAATCTAATAGCTTATCTCGCATTTTGTTGTATTCCGTCAAAGCATTGATTTGCTGTATTCTTCCTAAAGATGACAAAGCTTGCAGACCTATTTCGTACTGTGAGCTTCTCCCatcattcttctcctttcctAAAGTCTCATAAGCACTAACTGTATCCTCtaaatctattaaaaacaGTAAAGACAAGTCTCTGTACATAATGATACATTCATTACACGTGCAAAGCTTTTCGCGGAAATTACATGGCCAGAATGTAGCTCCTTTGTGGCGCCTTTTGACTCCTCTCGGTCTTCTACAGTCACTTATATCCAATTTCGCTTTCTTAACATCAGTTTTGTCAATTACTTCATCATCTAATTTTCTCTTATGATCATTACTTGGCTCAATATCTGTGTCATTCGTTTTTGTACTATCTTCACTAGTTATGGTTTCCTTCATTTCAATATCAGTCTGAGATTGGTTTTCATCAGACTTAACTGCATTTACATCTTTGTTTTCCTCATTTTCAACAACATTTTCATTGTTCACAGGTGTTTCCtcatttaaacttttattgctTTCGTCAGCATTCTCTTCCATTTTTCCCTGATCTGAACTATAGCTTAATTCAACTTTTTCTTTAGATGATTCATCATCACCATTTATTAATCTGTCTATGCTCTCCATAAGGTCATCATCTTTCTCTATATTTGCTTCTGATTGTTCTATTTTAGCTGACTGACTTTCAGATTGAGAAGTAGCATTATTTACATCTTTACTTTCTATTTCTGGTTGATCTTGCGAGTTTTGGATAGGTTCATTTGTTGCTGCCTCAGGGGCAACTTTGCCTTCCtctattttttcttcactagTAGTGTTGCCATCTGTAATACTGCTAGTTTGCTCATCAGTTTTCTTGTTctcattttcagctttattTTCTTCAGTTTCCATATTGCTGCTGGGGGCAGTGTCACCAGCtgcattttcttttgtaggACTATCATTGGATTCCTTTTCAGTTATACCTGACTCATTCCCAGTTGAATTTTTGTCATTTTCCAAGGTATCTGTCACTTTTTCCAAATCATTGTGCTGTTCTGCTGGTGTGGTAATTTCATCACTTTGTTTTTCTTCAATTCCTGTCATTGCATTTGTTTCATCTTCAGGTTTTAGTTCTGTCTTCTCACTAGATTCAACAGTACTGTTTAAGGTTAtatttgtgttgttttttgGATCTTCTGAATCTTTTTCAGAAATATCGTCTATTTCAACATCACCACTACCCTTGTCTTGTTCATGTAATTTGGAATGGCCATTGCAAGCACCATTGACTTTTTCATTCAGTGAGGTGACATCAACATCTTCACCTTCGTCATTAACAGCAAAGTCACTGTAATCATAGAGGAACTCATTTTTTTCCATACATCCCTTGCAGATCATCTCTGAGTACTGTTCATTTGGTGGCACCTTTGCCTCTAGATGTGATGCATGTAGCCAATCTTCACATACAATACACTGTATCATTTCATCTTCAAAAGAAGCTTCAGGATCTGGGTAAGGTCTGTGACAGATACAGTAAATGCCGCTGAAATTCTGGTTGTAactgttattttcatttaattcagGTTTGTTTGGAGTAAACTGGCAGGGGTGTGAATTGAACTTGGAGTTACCACAGTCACAGCAGAAGTTTCGCTTGGTGTACAGCTCCACAAGTTCATGGTTTTCATGACAAGAGAGGCTGCAGGCGAGGCAGACTCCGGCTCTCTTTGTTGGGTCAGTTTTAGCATCAGGACAGCACGTCAGACAGGCATAGAGTGCTTGACGCTTGATATAAccctgtaaataatttttgtttgtgtaatACTCAAATGGTGACACTTTGCttactaaaattaatgaaCTATAAATTTCCTACAATTTTATGAGTATTTCGAATACTTCATTTTacctaaaaattatataaaacacttCCTAAATGAAGTCAGGGTCAGAGGCTTAGTGTCTTCCAAATGAATGAGTTATGGTGGGCCATAGTTTACGCAATAGGATGTAAGTGTCAGTGGGTATGTAATCTTTTAAAAAGGTTGTGTTGCATGCATTGTGATTTACATGCTTGacttatccaatccaggattatgACCAAATAAGGCACACTCCAGGCTTCATTATTTACGTATATTATCGAAGTATTCAAGaaatacgtatgtattttcaaaggAAACAGTTAAATCCTTATTCCAATGTTAATTTCCAATAAGACAAGGGTTGTGTTTTTCTATcctgaattattttcaaacagGTGGGGATTTGGTTTCAATTACGACACAGACATGTTCTAAACAGTACGAATTTTCAATGCGAAATGGTGCTTTCAATACGAAGCTAGATTGATTGCGTAAGTATTGACTATTGATAAAATGCAGAATTTCAAAGTTTctaatgtataaaattgttaCGAATTCATGAAGATTTGGGAACAGAAATGTCAGATTATGTACAGATTGCGTTTGCGAATCGCCAGCCATTTTGAACAACAATCTTGTTGGAAAGTATCCTTACCTTTGGATAAGTGCAATTTTTCTCATCCGAAGCCCCCAGAACGGCATTAGCGTCTTCTTCAAATTCCTCTTGTTCTTGCAAAACATCCATCATAGTCACAACTTTGTCTCCATCGGACTCTGCCATTTCGGCCACTTCCGTGGCAGTCAATTCTTCTGAAGACATGATTGATGGACTGCAATgtcctaaaaaaatatagaaattgtGAAGAACAAAGGATTACTAAAAAGCCGGTAAATGGGCGCGAAGAAATTTTACAAACCGGTGACGACGAACGAAGGAAGagaaataagatattttttttaaacttccgTTTGTTTGCAAGTTATGACATTTCATTGGCTGTAGCTACTAGGACTTTAGCACTACGAACACAACAGACAAGGACTGTTGTGTCCCGTAAAAAACCTAGaataaaatgcgaaagtttaaaattaattaattgacgATCGAGATATAGTGCagacgtccgagataaaatgcTAGTTCACCTTCTCTTAACAGTGGTCGATATTTGGGCGAAGGACCAGCTGCATCCTTTGGGTGTCCGTTTTAAGAGTTTCGTTTTGTTCTAAAGGGATTCTGTGTCCGTTTTGAAGTGCGTTCTGTTCCTTGTAGTGGGACGCTAGCCTCAGGGGGGTTAACTGTTAAGGTAGTTTGTAACTAGTAGCATTTTgacaaatacttatttaatttattgaattagatatactttaattttaatttatttattgaaatgtaaaatgacgtACAATGTGCACATGAAGgcttattttctgaataaaaaaattggtactAATTACAAATAGCGTGTCTGCCTGCGTTGTGACGTGACGTCTTATAATTCGATTGAGCCGGCTACACGCACGAAAAAATGACTCATGCGGCGTTACCTCCCTCTGAGGCGTTCCATGTAAGGCTTGAAGTGCAAGCGAGAGCGCGGAACGAGCGACAAAGAGGCACAATCGGCCTTCGCGTTTGGcagcgtttatttttttattaaaaccatagatttaataaaagaatattctTTAGAGGACTGAGATTGGTCCTTAAtccattatatattaatttctatggtaaaaatattacgaaattacttaaacagtttaaaaattaaatagaaatcaACTCTGTTTCAATGTTATATTTGTAACGCCTTCATACCTCGCAGTAATTCGTATCATATCACTCGTAAACGTGTACCtaaccatatttttatatttaagagctAGCTCTTGTCGGTGAAGTTAAGTGGAGCGTCCTccattaatttcttttcatcttaatttaattacatattaggtgtatttttttgttaccacGAATTTTCGTaaattatggaaataaaattgtgtgAATAAAACATTAGACTTATTTATGGAAAACGTTTCGTACGTTATGTAAAACAATTTGTGAcgatataaatgtttatttttaaatgagacAAGGTCAATAGTATCAATTTGTTACAAAAGGAAAGGAACATCCAAATTTTTCCGCCCGTTCCCAATGTACAGGAAACCAGCATCTTTGGTTTGGACATTATGAAAATACGTCATACCGGGCCAGTAGAGGCTTTTCAAATAAGCCACGGTGCCCGACTGCTCGAGCGACAGATTCCAACAGCCGTTCGGTATATCCTGATCTATGGAGTCCAAAAAGTCCATGCTGTAATTGTAATCAGGTCTGGTCAGAAGATTAGTGTTCCAACGTTGCTGGGCTGGTCTTATATGGAGATAAGACTTCAGTTGTTTCGCTTCAGCAGAGTTTAAACCATAGAAATTTGGGTTGATGACAACTGTGCCGTCAGGTTGCTTAATTATTTGTCCGCGAGCGCATATTTCCGCTTCGTCGCAAATATTGGCTATGGTAGCAGCTAATCGATTTTCTTCCTTCATGTATTGGCATCTATCGGGGTTATTTTCCTCTAAAGATTCGTCCAGAACCTTGATCTTCAATGCGGGATTCCCGTGGAATGGAAAGAACGTGATGAGAGACAGCATCTTGTATTTTCTCTTGGCTTTGGGCAGCAAGCCCCAGAACTTGAAGTCTGTGGTGTAGAAATATTTTCTGTCTGTAATCGCGTCGTTGGTGATTCCGACtgcaaattcaaaattgttttaaaaatttatgaggTTTGTTGACGACTGTTTCTACGGGAGTTGGTGGAGAATTCGTAAgataaaggattttttttacaccGTCCGATGATTCACGGAACTGAATGTATAAAGTGAACTTGTCGgcttgtggcgacatcactaaTGTCACACACACACTATCTGTCAATCATAGCTAAGAAATTCACGCgttcagccaatagcagcgaagaatctaaattgCGCAAGcgaagatttcacggattagagcataaatacaacctccgacttcacatcgttggagccgcggttccccaggcacaCACACATAATTCACAATAATACAGATTTGGTTTAGAAAAGATTAATTATACGACAGAAGTAAAGTTATCCTGCCATCTATGCCCTAACGCCATCACGAAATTATGACAGTCACCGATGATGCTGTTAAAATGGTAAAATCTTTTGAAGGGAAAATTTGATTTATCGTTGAAAGGATGATAACTCGTTTACCTGCATGACTGAACTattgtaattgagattcaaatagtgtcaggtggCTTGCTCATCGCCTactagtttattagccttttccttcgtcgccttttacaacatctattGAAAAGATAAAGAATGGTCCTATTACACCAAAGAAGAAAATTAAGATGTCATACCAGCTATATGATAATCAGTGCTAAGCGCGTATATCTGCCCCCAATACTGGATATGAGCGAAATGGTTCTCCACTTGTAAGAGAGTAAGAGAATTTTGCAGTATAGAAATCAGCTCACTGGTGAGTCTAAAGCCATTCACGCTTATGTATTCCTTGTATTCCCAAAGCTTGTGCACGTTCATGtttgtaaaaacttttaattcaaattaggAGTttctaacaaaattaatatcagCAATGGTAAACAATAGATACAATAATCATTTGACAGTTGtcaatcagtttttttttcactattgTCGAATATAAAATAAGGCTAAAATTACGAaggatgtttttttaatttagcaaaacagcacaaaaagaattatttgcaaaattttgcaaaaacaAAACGAGGTGGACGAAAACGAATCATCCTGTTTTCTTTATGTCAACTTGCTTTGTTGCTATTATCACTAAGTAATTctaaactattttaaagttacaataaaatttgaatttacaaATGAGTTGGGGCATCAAAAATTTCCAGACTGTTGTTTGCTGGAGTAACGCAAGGAGACCACCGTTATATCTTAATAACTGCTAAACTacttacaatacatacataagcgtgtatttttttcttatgaagTTATTAACCTTTTTACCTACTAAATGCAAGCTTAGTTCCCTTGTTGGAAGGAGTAACCCTCTCTTGTTTAGATGGACCCGGGTTTCAGGGACATACACCCAGAGGGTAACGACGATAAGTAgacacaattttaattttaaagaaagagTTTCTATCATTGActtttttgtacttttgtgtgatagaaaaaaattacaagccAACATCGAAATGTTCGCATAAAACCaacacttatttatttcgctACAAAAATACGGCGGGAAAAGTAAAACGAGATTGCATCTCAAGTGTCAATTACCTACAAACATCAAAAATTTGCTGGCCCTCTGACGGCCGTAATTCGTAACTTGAGCTAAGACATTTCCAGAAATATTGAGTCCTTCGTTTCATAAAAAAGTCTTCGTCATCATGGGTCTAATTATGTTGGACGATGTATCGTACACTACTCGAGGACCAATTTGGTTATTTTCAAAGATTGCCACAGATCGTATTGCTTGTTTGTAGACTCGTGGGTCACGTAGTGAACAAAATATTACGGTCCCGAGGAAATTGGTGTACGGTGACAAATGTTTGTTATGACAGGAAAAGTCTGAGTaacctatgtttttttttttttttaataattttatttgttgtcacTCAAAGTTTGTGTATCCCTTGTGTAAAGCAGCTTCCTGGTTTGGGTGCTATTTGATGCATCTTCAAGCCAGGTTGCTAGTGTTTTATGCAATGTGAAGGAGTAACCTATGTTAACTCGTCCGTGCAATAtttgatgtttttaattattaaatgaatagAAAATGTTTTACGCCACGAATTTGtaccttacggggaagacagaacaaaaagtcttcaaaagtaatgacacgttcagctggatagCTTCTGATGTTGCTAGTCTGTCACTCAAGAGATGAATCCCAAAATTAGCTTTTCCCATAACTTTAGAATCGGCAGTGGATGCAGATAAAGCTAGCACACattcgttttattatattatacgttatataatagttttatttttattcgttttataattagtcattttttttaaatacatatacacatataatcacgtctctatcacccacggggtagacagagccaacagtcttgtaaagactgattaggccacgttcagctatttggctttaagatagaattgagattcaaatacctagtgacaggttgctaacctatcgcctaaaaaagaatcccaaatttgtatgcctatcccttagtcgctttttacgacatccatgggaaagagatggagtggtcctattcatttttgtattggtgccgggaaccacacggcacttttaaaatacatttggatttaaaattacataccttTATTcctttcttataaaaatggtAATATAAACGCgccgttttatttttattgtttcctatactttcatttttattgttcCTATACTTTTCTCCTTTCGCACAATAGGACAGTGACAGGATTCGAGGTTACTTCGGAGCTTGAAAACACCCGATGGCTTACGAAAGGAGCCgtaaaacatttcaattccagttgtagcgggagcgatgattcgactcgaccgccaccaaagggtaAATCTTCCgtcaggctaggtgttatgcctggggaagcgtggctccgacgatgtcgtgtcggaggttgtatatatagctccaatctcTGAAATCTTTGCTTTCGCGATTTAagtttttcgctgtttatgactgatagcgtcgcgtgattctattttttatttttatgacttgtggcgtatagatttcgcccCACAGTGATGCCGTTTCTACACTGAAGAATCTAACCAAACAACAATTTAAGCTACGTTTTGTGCTTTTCACATTACCGACTCCCGCTTACTCTTATAATAACTCTTTAAACCAAAAATCAAACGACCTTACTAATTGGTTTTTTGTTACCCCAATACCTACAAggtaacaaaatatacattagtGCCATCTAGTGTTGAAAAGCGAACACATATTGATTCCGCTATTGGATGGCAGATGGAGTTACTAGAATTTACACGTTCAACATTGCTACTAGAAAaacttaaacatacatacatacacatagtcacgtctatatcccttacgggtagacagagccaacagtcttgaaaagactgataggccacgtctaactatttggctttattaattgagattcaaatagtgacaggatgctagttcatcgcctaaagaatTCCATGTTTCGGTttcctatccctcagtcgctttttacggcatccataggaaagagatggattcttttttgtattggtgccgggaaccacacggcaccattaaataagttatttagaaTTTACAGAACACTTCAAACCATTAGGTACCATGAATTTCGTAAGTGGTGACCAAGGTAATAATCACTTACATCTACTACTTTAGGTAACCAAAATCCTAAGTCACGTGTTATACCTATAGGTCAGGTTCTAAGGTCagtcaatatttaatattacaatGACTCGTCGTGGTCATAGCCATCGGGTTTGCTCCCATTAAGGACGGAACTTTTTATATCAAGTTCTCTCAAACGTTTTATGTCaaagaaaatatcaaatcaTGGTTTCCAAGGACACTTGACGCCTTCGTGATAGCGCGTGTCTATTAAACAATAGACTAACACGTGGTCCAATTAACCTCTTCAGAACCATAGAGTTGTTTCGGAGAGCGATTGGGCACGCGCGCGCCCCCTCGCCTCGCCATCCTTCgattgaaacaataaaaaaacataagggttccatttttgaatttaaactaCGGAACCTGAAGATCTAACTGgccataaaaaagaattgttcatgaaaaaataactctcttttttaattttacgtgCTTCCGGTGTTATAGCTACCTATTTGCTCTCTGCCACACTTTATTATCTATGGAACACTATCTACCAACACAAATTAAgacttacttatataattatgtaggtactaacaTATTACAAGTGGTAGTGAATACCTACCTATGGTAAGTTGAGAAGCCGtttattaaagattttttcacCTTTTAATTGTTtgagaataataattaaccaaaacatttttactttagaaaaagattatatcattatacctacttatttcgATTACTTAAGTACCAGACCATAAAGTAAGTCTTAACTTAGTAcacaaaattgtttaaaaacacttacaaagattttatttgcattacatgagtaattagtacttttattttgctttacctacatacatatcatcacgtctttatccctgacagggtagacagagccaacagtctcgaaaagactgaaaggccatgttcagctgtatgcaTACAAACGAGTACTTATAGGTATTACTTTTATTCTGTTTAACTTGCTTTTATAAAATGTCTGTGACGACTAGACGACGTGATTTGCGCATTTCCCACGGaaccataaaaacaaaagcgcTGTGCTGGTGATGTGCTAACACGTGCTATTCGCAGGGAACCACAAGTCGATCAGATAAGGGTGATCGATGAGCGAATGTGGATGATTGAGTTTTTGTTGTCTAGTTCAATAGAGGAGGTGAAAAATTGGTAGATAGGTAGATAATATGCAGCAAGTTTTGTGATCgtgtatgaaaaattttcaactgcgtttttttatgttgaatgtaaattttgattaaattaaaaaatatttcaagattatttacttttatttcagtacCTTAAGAAtgatacattatattttaaaaataaataatgaaattctttttgaataaaatgcagcagtgcagtttgttatcgCTTCTTTTGCaatgacgctttggaagcagcATTAAACGtagttataagtaatttatttgacaaccaatattgtgaaaccaaaagatatgacaatgaTTAAGTGATAGATATGAAGTtttccataataatgaatacaatttttgaatttgtatattaattcatacattaattaatgtacATTACACCtttcagggtagacagagccaatagtttccAAAACACTCGAAGAGAGATAGAATAGATACTATCCTAAGgggaaatatttaatagtgAAGTAGCCCGCTGGTTTTCAGTCGCTCGCTGACCAGACTAcagatcattgtaacatgatttgaAACGTCTGACATAAAATGAAGGTAAGTAACCTACGTTACGTGTGCGTTTAACACCTGTAGTAGGTATTTAGTAATAGTAAGTGAAAATCCATTGTCTTAACTAAGCGCAGAGGcgatacttattttattaaagtccTAGTAGGTAATCGTGAGAAAATTCAGCACCATTTACAACGAAATCACTTCAAAGATTTCACTTCATTGCTTGAGAATTAAAAGACTTCGGGCTATTTTGCATTATTATGAAAACTACACAAGATTGGTTTCATACAAACGTCGCGCCATATGCGGCGGCCGTTCGCAAATCATCCATATGACTTGCTCCAAAATGAACTGGCTCAAATGACTGAACTCTAATGTGCTCAttgacgaaaaaaaaaacaggagtTCCCATAGCCCGCCTCGGGCAAACCCAGAATCACCCAGCTTCTTTAgtctatagttttattttaattgttttcgaATTTGGAAAGAGCTGCCCGCGGCGTTTTGGTAATCTATAGCAAAGGGCTACTGTTTTGGTTTAAAAGttgcgtttatttttttaatgcccTATTGTGGCGGGATTAAAGATGTTTTGGAGAGATACTGATTGTTATGTTAATGCGTTTCGGGTACATCAATAC
Proteins encoded in this window:
- the LOC106132456 gene encoding peroxynitrite isomerase THAP4; the encoded protein is MKVNEALQPISWLAGRWSTKEGHGSYPNINDFSYHEDLEFICIGQPMFNFLSLSKHPEKQTPMHQERGFLRIKPGTNELAFVVSHNFGLTSLEEGTCDPEKKEIVLETVNVNRMSFAKPPVVKKFKRIIKLIAPDVLEVTLFMETDNTELAQHLKAVYKKVDE
- the LOC106132455 gene encoding putative E3 ubiquitin-protein ligase UBR7, with translation MSSEELTATEVAEMAESDGDKVVTMMDVLQEQEEFEEDANAVLGASDEKNCTYPKGYIKRQALYACLTCCPDAKTDPTKRAGVCLACSLSCHENHELVELYTKRNFCCDCGNSKFNSHPCQFTPNKPELNENNSYNQNFSGIYCICHRPYPDPEASFEDEMIQCIVCEDWLHASHLEAKVPPNEQYSEMICKGCMEKNEFLYDYSDFAVNDEGEDVDVTSLNEKVNGACNGHSKLHEQDKGSGDVEIDDISEKDSEDPKNNTNITLNSTVESSEKTELKPEDETNAMTGIEEKQSDEITTPAEQHNDLEKVTDTLENDKNSTGNESGITEKESNDSPTKENAAGDTAPSSNMETEENKAENENKKTDEQTSSITDGNTTSEEKIEEGKVAPEAATNEPIQNSQDQPEIESKDVNNATSQSESQSAKIEQSEANIEKDDDLMESIDRLINGDDESSKEKVELSYSSDQGKMEENADESNKSLNEETPVNNENVVENEENKDVNAVKSDENQSQTDIEMKETITSEDSTKTNDTDIEPSNDHKRKLDDEVIDKTDVKKAKLDISDCRRPRGVKRRHKGATFWPCNFREKLCTCNECIIMYRDLSLLFLIDLEDTVSAYETLGKEKNDGRSSQYEIGLQALSSLGRIQQINALTEYNKMRDKLLDFLKSFKDRKEVVKEEDIRAFFAGMKPKREPDGVYFCR
- the LOC106132345 gene encoding radial spoke head protein 9 homolog — translated: MNVHKLWEYKEYISVNGFRLTSELISILQNSLTLLQVENHFAHIQYWGQIYALSTDYHIAVGITNDAITDRKYFYTTDFKFWGLLPKAKRKYKMLSLITFFPFHGNPALKIKVLDESLEENNPDRCQYMKEENRLAATIANICDEAEICARGQIIKQPDGTVVINPNFYGLNSAEAKQLKSYLHIRPAQQRWNTNLLTRPDYNYSMDFLDSIDQDIPNGCWNLSLEQSGTVAYLKSLYWPGMTYFHNVQTKDAGFLYIGNGRKNLDVPFLL